From one Vanacampus margaritifer isolate UIUO_Vmar chromosome 12, RoL_Vmar_1.0, whole genome shotgun sequence genomic stretch:
- the ddx51 gene encoding ATP-dependent RNA helicase DDX51, which yields MSLFGINRYLGDDEDESISKQSRSLALLAKLHQKAKEKQKQDSTEIKIKCSETQAGHLDVKKKRKANNDSSQESQRCKKRKSKTVIANDLDNIHSEPVEDKETKKSVSGAVVNGLSEPNVTDRDGEDEKSEDNAKETPRMSSIPTGFTVLGGFEDKPVHKVQRVLPQWLAQPDVIPRDMKSKLVPCSGIRGLNVLLLNKLHDHGIQHFFPVQAEVIPAILEGAQNGLLIGQAGYTPRDVCVSAPTGSGKTLAFVIPVIQVLMKRVVCEVRALAVLPTKELAQQVCNVFTSYAEGTTLRVVMLAGQKTFAAEQASLLQHRGGMRCCLADIVVATPGRLVDHINKNSGLCLDHLRFLIIDEADKMIDSMRQSWLSELEKAVYGTREQKPEMSSIFRQKAPLHVTAASLSPPQKPLQKLLFSATLTQNPEKLQQLGLHQPRLFSSANTTACHKHPQPTEQFDFPQSLTEFYVPCTLGKKPLLILHFILRMKLRPILCFVNSRMTAHRLYLLIQLFGGVQVAEFSSRLSPKERKKKLKEFEQGKIHLLISTDAAARGIDISGVKCVVNYDAPQYIRTYIHRIGRTARAGKSGLAFTFLLEVQEKNFLQMVNEAGSLGIQKQIIKPANLKSMESRYEETLQELAAAIKEENANQR from the exons ATGTCCTTGTTTGGGATAAACAG GTATCTCGGAGACGATGAAGACGAAAGTATTTCAAAGCAGTCGCGATCCTTGGCGTTGCTTGCGAAACTGCATCAGAAGGCAAAAGAGAAGCAGAAGCAAGATTCAACAGAGATCAAGATAAAGTGTTCTGAAACACAGGCAGGTCATCTTGATgttaagaagaaaagaaaggctAACAATGACAGCAGCCAAGAAAGCCAAAGATGTAAAAAGAGGAAATCAAAGACTGTCATCGCGAATGATTTGGATAATATCCATTCAGAGCCTGTTGAGGATAAAGAGACAAAAAAGTCAG TTTCAGGTGCTGTAGTTAATGGACTTTCAGAGCCTAATGTCACAGATAGAGATGGAGAGGATGAAAAGTCAGAAGATAACGCAAAAGAAACCCCAAGGATGTCTTCGATTCCGACTGGTTTCACAGTTCTGGGAGGATTTGAAGACAAACCAGTCCACAAG GTTCAGAGAGTTCTACCTCAGTGGCTGGCCCAGCCTGATGTTATACCCCGAGACATGAAAAGTAAACTGGTCCCTTGCTCCGGCATCAGAGGACTTAATGTGTTGCTGCTGAATAAACTACACGATCATGGAATTCAGCACTTCTTTCCAG tgcAAGCAGAGGTCATCCCAGCCATTTTGGAGGGTGCACAGAATGGACTACTGATTGGACAAGCTGGTTACACGCCCAGAGATGTTTGTGTTTCTGCTCCAACCGGCAGTGGCAAGACTCTGGCTTTTGTCATCCCCGTAATACAA GTGCTGATGAAGAGGGTTGTGTGCGAAGTCCGCGCCTTGGCTGTGTTGCCGACTAAAGAGCTCGCTCAGCAG GTTTGCAATGTTTTTACATCATATGCTGAGGGGACCACCCTGCGGGTGGTCATGCTGGCAGGCCAGAAGACATTCGCAGCTGAGCAGGCTTCACTTTTGCAACACAG AGGCGGGATGAGATGCTGTTTAGCGGACATCGTCGTGGCCACTCCAGGTCGACTTGTCGATCATATCAACAAGAATTCCGGCTTATGTTTGGATCACCTTCGGTTTCTT ATTATTGATGAGGCAGACAAGATGATTGACAGCATGCGTCAGTCTTGGCTCAGTGAGCTCGAAAAGGCAGTGTATGGAACGAGGGAGCAGAAACCAGAGATGTCGTCCATCTTCAGGCAAAAAGCACCCTTGCATGTCACGGCAGCAAG CCTGTCTCCTCCTCAAAAGCCACTTCAGAAGCTGCTTTTCTCTGCCACGCTTACCCAAAATCCTGAGAAATTGCAGCAGCTGGGCCTCCACCAGCCCAGACTTTTCAGCTCTGCCAACACAACCGCTTGCCATAAACATCCTCAACCAACTGAGCAGTTTGACTTCCCACAAAGTCTGACG GAGTTTTATGTACCGTGTACACTCGGCAAAAAACCTCTCTTGATCCTCCACTTCATCCTGCGGATGAAGCTCAGACCCattctttgttttgttaacTCCAGAATGACGGCTCACAG aCTTTACCTGCTGATTCAGCTCTTTGGTGGCGTTCAAGTAGCAGAGTTCTCCTCCCGACTGTCtcccaaagaaagaaagaagaagcttAAGGAATTTGAACAGGGAAAGATCCACTT GTTGATCAGCACCGATGCAGCTGCCAGAGGCATCGACATCTCCGGGGTCAAATGTGTCGTGAACTACGATGCGCCGCAGTACATCAGGACATACATTCACAG AATTGGAAGAACTGCAAGAGCTGGGAAAAGTGGCCTGGCCTTCACATTTCTGCTTGAAGTACAG GAAAAGAACTTCCTTCAGATGGTGAATGAAGCAGGGAGTCTGGGTATCCAAAAGCAGATCATTAAACCCGCAAACCTGAAGAGTATGGAAAGCCGATATGAAGAAACGCTGCAGGAGCTTGCTGCTGCCATTAAG GAGGAAAACGCTAACCAGAGATGA
- the chchd1 gene encoding small ribosomal subunit protein mS37, protein MAAQGGILFQEKVNRMVSKQNGKPVLKPNKPLVLKDSVTSRKLNKGEATCVTELSVMMACWKQNNFVESLCSNQMGDFYSCVEKAQASRKKRGASLQGRLTPKQTTTLLKRYPTPHSEI, encoded by the exons atggCGGCACAGGGTGGAATATTGTTTCAGGAAAAGGTCAACCGAATGGTCTCCAAACAGAATGGAAAACCTGTACTCAAACCCAACAAACCTCTTGTCCTGAAAGATTCAGTGACGAGTCGCAAACTCAACAAAGGAG AGGCCACCTGTGTTACGGAGTTGTCAGTCATGATGGCCTGTTGGAAGCAAAACAACTTTGTGGAGAGTCTGTGCTCCAACCAGATGGGTGATTTCTACTCGTGTGTTGAAAAGGCTCAG GCTTCTAGGAAGAAAAGAGGAGCGAGTCTTCAAGGACGTCTTACACCAAAACAAACCACCACCCTGTTGAAGAGATATCCCACTCCACACTCCGAGATTTAG
- the pcca gene encoding propionyl-CoA carboxylase alpha chain, mitochondrial — protein MLGINMATRCILPPPSRLLFVLKFAPFQSGCCAIHSKAQYSTAPSPNEKTFDKILIANRGEIACRVIKTCKKMGIRTVAVHSDVDSNSVHVKMADEAVYVGPAPTGQSYLNMDAIMAAVRDTKSQAVHPGYGFLSENKEFAKRLAKERVTFIGPDTHAIQAMGDKIESKLIAKAAKVNTIPGFDGVVKTPEDAVEIAQNIGYPVMIKASAGGGGKGMRVAWNDDETRDGFRFSSQEAASSFGDDRLLIEKYIDNPRHIEIQVLADKHGNALWLNERECSIQRRNQKVVEEAPSTFLDSVTRRAMGEQAVQLAKAVQYSSAGTVEFLVDSTKNFYFLEMNTRLQVEHPITECITGLDLVEQMIRVAKGYQLQHRQEDIPINGWAFESRVYAEDPYKSFGLPSIGRLSQYQEPTDLNNVRVDSGIQEGSDISIYYDPMISKLITYGATREEALSKMEDALDNYVIRGVTHNIPLLREIITHPRFISGDISTNFLPEIYPDGFKGHQLQAEQQRELVASAAALYVAAQLCSQNVRGHLRIPSVPVASSCWELCAQLGEQWHEVEVNKSGNMCTVHVDGERVDVHGQWNLASPLLPLTINNKHRLLQCLSRDASGHIVLQYLGTSFKIRILSKLAAKLNSFMPDKVPEDTSSILRSPMPGTVVAVTVKPGDEVAEGQEICVIEAMKMQNSMTAVKQAKVKSVHCKAGETVGEGDLLVELE, from the exons ATGCTTGGAATTAACATGGCGACGCGCTGTATCTTGCCACCACCTTCCAGATTGCTGTTTGTTTTAAAG TTTGCCCCCTTCCAGTCTGGATGTTGCGCTATTCACAGCAAGGCTCAGTATTCCACCGCCCCCAGTCCGAATGAAAAG ACATTTGACAAGATTCTAATAGCAAACAGAGGGGAGATTGCTTGCAGG GTGATCAAGACGTGCAAGAAGATGGGTATTCGGACCGTTGCTGTCCATAGTGACGTCGACTCCAATTCT GTTCATGTCAAGATGGCTGACGAGGCGGTATACGTAGGCCCCGCCCCCACCGGCCAGAGCTACCTCAACATGGATGCGATTATGGCTGCCGTCAGAGACACTAAATCCCAAGCT GTGCACCCGGGATACGGCTTTCTTTCCGAAAACAAAGAGTTTGCAAAGAGACTC GCAAAGGAGCGCGTGACATTTATTGGCCCGGACACTCACGCTATTCAAGCCATGGGGGATAAAATTGAGAGCAAACTAATTGCTAAGGCTGCAAAGGTTAACACGATTCCAGGATTTGATGGTGTGGTCAAG ACTCCAGAGGATGCTGTTGAAATCGCACAAAATATTG GCTATCCAGTAATGATAAAAGCATCTGCTGGCGGAGGAGGCAAAGGAATGAGAGTTGCATGGAATGATGACGAAACAAG GGACGGCTTCCGGTTTTCATCGCAGGAAGCAGCGTCAAGCTTTGGAGACGATAGACTTCTTATTGAGAAATACATCGATAACCCGAGACACATCGAGATTCAG GTGCTGGCTGATAAACATGGCAATGCTTTGTGGTTGAATGAAAGAGAGTGTTCTATCCAGAGGAGGAACCAGAAGGTGGTGGAAGAAGCGCCCAG taCTTTCCTGGACTCGGTGACAAGACGAGCAATGGGTGAGCAAGCGGTGCAGCTCGCCAAGGCGGTGCAGTACTCTTCTGCTGGTACGGTGGAGTTCCTGGTAGATTCTACAAAGAACTTCTACTTCCTGGAGATGAACACACGGCTACAG GTTGAACATCCCATAACCGAGTGTATCACTGGTCTTGACCTGGTCGAGCAGATGATCCGCGTTGCCAAGGGTTACCAACTGCAGCACAGACAGGAAGACATCCCAATTAATGGTTGGGCCTTTGAGAGCCGCGTCTATGCTGAG GACCCTTACAAGTCATTTGGTCTTCCTTCCATCGGAAGGTTGTCCCAATACCAAGAACCAACCGATCTCAACAAT GTCCGGGTGGACAGCGGCATCCAGGAGGGAAGTGACATCAGCATCTATTATGATCCTATGATTTCTAAG TTAATAACCTACGGTGCTACAAGAGAAGAAGCCCTTTCCAAGATGGAGGATGCTCTGGATAACTACGTCATCAGAG GTGTAACTCACAACATTCCACTCTTGAGAGAAATAATCACCCACCCTCGCTTTATTTCTGGCGACATTAGTACCAACTTCCTTCCAGAGATTTACCCCGATGGGTTTAAAGGTCATCAGCTACAGGCGGAACAACAGCGGGAACTGGTCGCCTCCGCGGCAGCACTGTACGTCGCGGCCCAGCTCTGTTCCCAGAACGTTCGAGGTCATTTGAG GATACCCTCAGTACCTGTGGCGAGTAGTTGCTGGGAGTTATGTGCACAGCTGGGAGAACAATGGCATGAAGTAGAAGTTAATAAATCCGGAAACATGTGTACG GTACACGTGGATGGAGAGCGGGTGGATGTGCATGGACAGTGGAACTTGGCTTCCCCACTGCTACCGCTCACTATCAATAATAAGCACAGACTGTTACAG TGTCTATCCCGGGATGCTTCGGGACACATAGTTCTGCAGTATCTGGGCACATCG tttaagATTCGCATTCTGTCCAAGTTGGCAGCCAAATTGAACTCTTTCATGCCGGATAAAGTTCCCGAAGACACCAGCAGCATCCTGCGTTCACCAATGCCCGGCACCGTGGTTGCAGTTACGGTTAAGCCCGGCGATGAG GTCGCAGAAGGCCAAGAAATCTGTGTGATTGAAGCCATGAAAATGCAGAACAGTATGACTGCTGTCAAACAAGCAAAG GTAAAGAGTGTCCACTGTAAGGCAGGCGAAACGGTTGGTGAAGGAGATTTGCTTGTGGAGCTTGAATAA